In a single window of the Desulfovibrio aminophilus DSM 12254 genome:
- a CDS encoding ABC transporter permease → MGNDLILVAQIAVKSSIAVLLAALGEALSERGGVLNLGLEGMMLAGALAGFAVGAATGDPLAAVGAAALAGMALASLHALFSVGCGADQVLSGLAVGLLGIGGTSFLGRAWIGGQGLRLPSYDMPLLADIPALGDVLFRQPPLAYAAYVLLPLVCWFLARTRAGLAVRASGENAQAADAAGVPVRLTRSLCVLFGGCLAGLAGAYLSLCFTPGWKDGMSAGQGYIAIAMVVFAGWRPGRVAVGALLFGGLSALQFYFQAAGLDAVPVWILRVLPYVLTLLVLAASNRLERLRRLGNAPADLGRPFSREG, encoded by the coding sequence GTGGGCAATGACCTGATCCTGGTGGCCCAGATCGCGGTGAAGTCCTCCATCGCCGTGCTCCTGGCGGCCCTGGGCGAGGCGCTTTCCGAGCGCGGCGGGGTGCTCAACCTGGGCCTGGAGGGCATGATGCTGGCCGGGGCCCTGGCGGGATTCGCGGTGGGCGCGGCCACGGGCGATCCCCTGGCCGCCGTGGGCGCGGCCGCCCTGGCGGGCATGGCCCTGGCCTCGCTGCACGCCCTGTTCAGCGTGGGCTGCGGGGCGGACCAGGTGCTTTCCGGCCTGGCCGTGGGTCTGCTCGGCATAGGCGGCACGAGCTTCCTGGGCCGGGCCTGGATCGGCGGCCAGGGTCTGCGCCTGCCGTCGTACGACATGCCGCTGCTGGCGGACATCCCGGCGCTGGGCGACGTCCTGTTCCGCCAGCCGCCCCTGGCCTACGCGGCCTATGTCCTGCTGCCCCTGGTCTGCTGGTTCCTCGCGCGCACCCGCGCCGGTCTGGCCGTGCGGGCCTCGGGCGAGAACGCCCAGGCCGCGGACGCGGCGGGCGTGCCGGTGCGGCTGACGCGCAGCCTCTGCGTGCTCTTCGGCGGGTGTCTGGCCGGTCTGGCCGGGGCCTACCTCTCGCTCTGCTTCACCCCGGGCTGGAAGGACGGCATGAGCGCGGGCCAGGGCTACATCGCCATCGCCATGGTCGTCTTCGCCGGCTGGCGGCCCGGCCGGGTGGCCGTGGGCGCGCTCCTCTTCGGCGGGCTCTCGGCCCTCCAGTTCTACTTCCAGGCAGCGGGACTGGACGCGGTCCCGGTCTGGATCCTGCGCGTCCTGCCCTACGTCCTGACCCTGCTCGTGCTGGCGGCGTCCAACCGGCTGGAGCGTCTGCGGCGTCTCGGCAACGCCCCGGCCGACCTGGGCCGCCCGTTCAGCCGGGAAGGCTGA
- the aspA gene encoding aspartate ammonia-lyase: MKSRTEHDFLGEREIPSGAYYGIQTLRAVENFNISRRSISHWPEMITALAQVKKAAATANMQLGVVPAEIGGAIRSACDEIIAGSLHDQFPVDCIQGGAGTSTNMNANEVIANRALELLGREKGQYEHCHPNNHVNCCQSTNDVYPTAFRLALYNDLTALTGDMAHLQEGFANKGEEFADVLKMGRTQLQDAVPMTLGQEFSAYATTLGEDICRVREARDLVLEINLGATAIGTGINSPEGYARLATEALREQTGLPFVTSPNLVEATWDTGAYVQVSGVLKRVAVKLSKICNDLRLLSSGPRAGLNEINLPKMQPGSSIMPGKVNPVIPEVVNQVAYDIIGKDVTVSLAAEGGQLELNVMEPVIVNCLFQGIDMLRRACRVLRDRCVDGITANRDDCRRMVENSIGIITALNPLIGYEKSAAVAREALETGASVYDLVLKYKLLSKEKMDEVLSPENMMRPRFIGS, encoded by the coding sequence ATGAAATCCCGCACCGAACACGACTTTCTCGGCGAGAGGGAGATTCCTTCCGGCGCCTATTACGGCATCCAGACCCTGCGCGCCGTGGAGAACTTCAACATCTCCCGCCGCTCCATCTCCCACTGGCCCGAGATGATCACGGCCCTGGCCCAGGTGAAGAAGGCCGCGGCCACGGCCAACATGCAACTCGGCGTGGTCCCGGCCGAGATCGGCGGGGCCATCCGCTCCGCCTGCGACGAAATCATCGCGGGCAGCCTCCACGACCAGTTCCCCGTGGACTGCATCCAGGGCGGCGCGGGCACCTCCACGAACATGAACGCCAACGAGGTCATCGCCAACCGCGCCCTGGAACTCCTGGGGCGCGAGAAGGGCCAGTACGAGCACTGCCACCCGAACAACCACGTGAACTGCTGCCAGTCCACCAACGACGTCTATCCCACGGCCTTCCGTCTGGCCCTGTACAACGACCTGACCGCGCTCACGGGCGACATGGCCCATCTGCAGGAGGGATTCGCCAACAAGGGCGAGGAGTTCGCCGACGTGCTCAAGATGGGCCGGACCCAGCTTCAGGACGCCGTGCCCATGACCCTGGGCCAGGAGTTCTCGGCCTACGCCACGACCCTGGGCGAGGACATCTGCCGCGTGCGCGAGGCCCGCGACTTGGTCCTGGAGATCAACCTCGGGGCCACGGCCATCGGCACCGGGATCAACTCCCCCGAGGGCTACGCCCGCCTGGCCACCGAGGCCCTGCGCGAGCAGACCGGCCTGCCCTTCGTCACCTCGCCGAACCTGGTGGAGGCCACCTGGGACACCGGGGCCTACGTGCAGGTCTCCGGCGTGCTCAAGCGCGTGGCCGTGAAGCTCTCCAAGATCTGCAACGACCTGCGGCTGCTCTCCTCCGGCCCTCGCGCGGGCCTGAACGAGATCAACCTGCCCAAGATGCAGCCCGGTTCCTCGATCATGCCCGGCAAGGTCAATCCCGTGATTCCCGAAGTGGTCAACCAGGTGGCCTACGACATCATCGGCAAGGACGTGACCGTGTCTCTGGCGGCCGAGGGCGGCCAGCTGGAGCTGAACGTCATGGAGCCGGTCATCGTCAACTGCCTGTTCCAGGGCATCGACATGCTCCGCCGCGCCTGCCGCGTGCTGCGCGACCGCTGCGTGGACGGCATCACCGCCAACCGCGACGACTGCCGCCGGATGGTCGAGAACAGCATCGGCATCATCACCGCCCTCAACCCGCTCATCGGCTACGAGAAGTCCGCCGCCGTGGCCAGGGAGGCGCTGGAGACCGGCGCGTCCGTCTACGACCTGGTCCTCAAATACAAGCTGCTGAGCAAGGAAAAGATGGACGAGGTGCTTTCACCCGAAAACATGATGCGGCCACGCTTCATCGGGAGCTGA
- a CDS encoding proline iminopeptidase-family hydrolase, translated as MREGFIPAPGGRVFYRIIGQDAIGVPLLALHGGPGIPHDYLEPLEALADERPVVFYDQLGCGESDRPGDLSLYTLPRFVEELAAVRRELGLERVHLLGQSWGCMLAVEYMLVSRPAGVASLVLCGPCLDSRRFAEDQRVHLEHMPEAVREAVLKAEASGDFTAPDYQAAIMEYYRKHVCRLDPWPECLNRAVEKMNPAIYEHMWGPSEFTARGTLRNHGRTEELGAIDAPVLFTCGRLDEARPETAEEYRASIPGAELRIFEDASHEHHLEQTEAFLAAVADFLRRADESVRRS; from the coding sequence ATGCGAGAGGGTTTCATCCCGGCTCCCGGCGGCAGGGTTTTCTACCGGATCATCGGCCAGGACGCGATCGGCGTTCCGCTGCTGGCGCTGCACGGCGGCCCCGGCATCCCGCATGACTATCTGGAGCCGCTGGAGGCTCTGGCCGACGAGCGGCCCGTGGTCTTCTACGACCAGCTCGGCTGCGGCGAATCTGACCGGCCGGGCGACCTTTCCCTTTACACCCTGCCCCGCTTCGTGGAAGAACTCGCGGCCGTGCGCCGTGAGCTCGGCCTGGAGCGGGTGCACCTCCTCGGCCAGTCCTGGGGCTGCATGCTGGCCGTGGAATACATGTTGGTAAGCCGTCCCGCCGGGGTGGCGAGCCTGGTGCTCTGCGGCCCTTGCCTCGACTCGCGGCGCTTCGCCGAAGACCAGCGCGTCCATCTCGAACACATGCCCGAGGCCGTGCGCGAAGCGGTTCTGAAGGCGGAGGCGTCCGGCGACTTCACCGCGCCCGACTACCAGGCGGCCATCATGGAGTACTACCGGAAACACGTCTGCCGCCTGGACCCCTGGCCCGAGTGCTTGAATCGGGCCGTGGAGAAAATGAACCCGGCGATCTATGAACACATGTGGGGACCGAGCGAATTCACCGCCCGGGGCACGCTCAGGAACCACGGCCGAACCGAGGAGTTGGGGGCGATCGATGCCCCCGTCCTGTTCACCTGCGGCCGCCTGGACGAAGCGCGGCCGGAGACCGCGGAGGAATACCGAGCCAGCATTCCCGGAGCCGAGCTGCGGATCTTCGAGGACGCCTCCCACGAACACCACCTGGAACAGACCGAAGCCTTTCTCGCCGCCGTGGCCGATTTCCTGCGGCGGGCCGACGAATCCGTGAGGCGGTCCTGA
- the glnH gene encoding glutamine ABC transporter substrate-binding protein GlnH, whose amino-acid sequence MKRILSLFLAAALLVSFAGAASAKKLIVATDTNFPPFEFKDPASGKHTGFDVELWDAIAKKIGAEYDLQPMDFNGIIPGLQSGQIDVGIAGMTIKPERAKVVDFSDPYYNAGLLILVKSDNKDITDVKSLAGKVVSTKLGTTSEDFVKKEAGAKDVKLFPNNDAMFMELLSGGADAVVFDSPVVSDFMRTAGKGQVKVVGPLYQGQSYGIAFPKGSGLKAKADAALKALKDSGAYRTLYMKWFGTEPK is encoded by the coding sequence ATGAAACGCATTCTTTCCCTGTTCCTCGCCGCCGCTCTGCTGGTCTCCTTCGCGGGAGCAGCCTCGGCCAAGAAACTCATCGTGGCCACGGACACCAACTTCCCGCCCTTCGAATTCAAGGATCCGGCCTCCGGCAAGCACACCGGCTTCGACGTGGAGCTGTGGGACGCCATCGCCAAGAAGATCGGCGCGGAGTACGACCTCCAGCCCATGGACTTCAACGGCATCATTCCCGGCCTCCAGTCCGGCCAGATCGACGTGGGCATCGCGGGCATGACCATCAAGCCCGAGCGCGCCAAGGTCGTGGACTTCTCCGACCCCTACTACAACGCGGGCCTGCTCATCCTGGTCAAGAGCGACAACAAGGACATCACGGACGTGAAGAGCCTGGCCGGCAAGGTCGTCTCCACGAAGCTCGGCACCACCAGCGAGGACTTCGTGAAGAAGGAGGCCGGAGCCAAGGACGTGAAGCTCTTCCCGAACAACGACGCCATGTTCATGGAGCTGCTCTCCGGCGGCGCCGACGCCGTGGTCTTCGACTCCCCGGTGGTCTCCGACTTCATGCGCACCGCGGGCAAGGGCCAGGTCAAGGTCGTCGGCCCCCTGTACCAGGGCCAGTCCTACGGCATCGCCTTCCCCAAGGGCAGCGGCCTGAAGGCCAAGGCCGACGCGGCCCTGAAGGCCCTCAAGGACAGCGGCGCCTACCGCACCCTGTATATGAAGTGGTTCGGCACGGAGCCGAAGTAA
- a CDS encoding BMP family ABC transporter substrate-binding protein, which translates to MKRILMAALAVALVLLAASAAFAGNKVRVAFVLLETINDQGWTASHYAGIEQLKKELGDKVEVSYTENVMSPADSERVIRSYAQQGCDIVFGTTFTHMDAMYKVAGEFPKVKFMHCAGYKTRPNMGTYMIRIEQTEYLAGYLAGLMGYKNVGTVATQPIPEVVRGINAFTLGLLRGLGEAKATHDPAKVNTVVWLKAWRDPVNETTLAETLAGRGHDLIRQMADTPDSAKAACAKGVAAVGYCDDVARYGADCALVSTVFHWGRVYVDQVRKVLDGTWKPVEYFGGMEDGVVGLSPLGKAVPQAVRDKVQAVAARMEKGQDESFAGPILDQSGKERIAAGQKASDKDLLTMQWFVKGVGGKLPN; encoded by the coding sequence ATGAAGAGAATCCTCATGGCGGCGCTGGCCGTCGCGCTGGTGCTGCTGGCCGCCTCGGCCGCGTTCGCGGGAAACAAGGTCCGGGTGGCCTTCGTGCTGCTGGAGACGATCAACGACCAGGGCTGGACCGCCAGCCATTACGCGGGCATCGAACAGCTCAAGAAGGAGCTGGGCGACAAGGTGGAGGTGTCCTACACCGAGAACGTCATGAGCCCGGCCGACTCCGAGCGGGTCATCCGCTCCTACGCCCAGCAGGGCTGCGACATCGTCTTCGGCACCACCTTCACGCACATGGACGCCATGTACAAGGTGGCCGGGGAGTTCCCCAAGGTGAAGTTCATGCACTGCGCGGGCTACAAGACCCGGCCGAACATGGGCACCTACATGATCCGCATCGAGCAGACCGAGTATCTGGCGGGCTACCTGGCCGGACTCATGGGCTACAAGAACGTGGGCACCGTGGCCACCCAGCCCATCCCCGAAGTGGTGCGCGGGATCAACGCCTTCACCCTGGGCCTGCTGCGCGGCCTGGGCGAGGCCAAGGCCACCCACGACCCGGCCAAGGTGAACACCGTGGTCTGGCTCAAGGCCTGGCGCGATCCGGTCAACGAAACCACCCTGGCCGAAACCCTGGCGGGCCGGGGCCACGACCTCATCCGCCAGATGGCCGACACGCCCGACAGCGCCAAGGCCGCCTGCGCCAAGGGCGTGGCCGCCGTCGGCTACTGCGACGACGTGGCCCGTTACGGCGCGGACTGCGCGCTGGTCTCCACGGTCTTCCACTGGGGCCGGGTCTATGTGGACCAGGTCCGCAAGGTTCTGGACGGAACCTGGAAGCCGGTGGAGTACTTCGGCGGCATGGAGGACGGGGTCGTCGGGCTTTCGCCCTTGGGCAAGGCCGTGCCCCAGGCCGTGCGCGACAAGGTCCAGGCCGTGGCGGCCCGGATGGAGAAGGGCCAGGACGAGTCCTTCGCCGGTCCCATCCTGGACCAGTCCGGCAAGGAACGCATCGCCGCGGGCCAGAAGGCCTCGGACAAGGATCTGCTGACCATGCAGTGGTTCGTCAAGGGCGTCGGCGGCAAGCTGCCGAACTAG
- a CDS encoding ABC transporter permease: protein MIRLEKRHGPPPLGGLPATGAALVLALVLGAAAFAALGADPLAAYAAMIRGALGYPGAFTEVLLKAAPLTLTGLAVALCCSLQVWNIGAEGQFVFGAVGAGLVGLRLWPEAGPWALIPACLLAGALLGGLWAGLAALLKTRCGVNEILSTLLLNYVAVIFMEHLYFGPWRDPAGFGFPGTAELPAASFLPVWPGTRLHLGLALALACAALLLFLLRRTGFGYRARIIGHSPSAARYGGFRVERITVLALCLSGALAGLAGACEVLGMQHRLQDGLASGYGFDGIIVAFLARLHPLAVVPAAVFLGAAEVGGDQLQTALGLPGAVVAVIEAALLFGLLLGEWISGRRVVLGGADGGGRGQ from the coding sequence GTGATCCGTTTGGAAAAGCGTCACGGCCCGCCGCCCCTGGGCGGGCTCCCGGCCACGGGAGCGGCCCTGGTCCTGGCCCTGGTCCTCGGCGCGGCGGCCTTCGCCGCGCTCGGAGCCGACCCCCTGGCGGCCTACGCGGCCATGATCCGGGGCGCGCTCGGGTATCCCGGGGCCTTCACCGAGGTACTGCTCAAGGCCGCGCCCTTGACCCTCACCGGCCTGGCCGTGGCCCTGTGCTGCTCGCTCCAGGTCTGGAACATCGGAGCCGAGGGCCAGTTCGTGTTCGGCGCGGTCGGCGCGGGCCTGGTGGGGCTGCGGCTCTGGCCCGAGGCCGGTCCCTGGGCCCTGATCCCGGCCTGCCTCCTGGCCGGGGCCCTCCTGGGCGGGCTCTGGGCCGGGTTGGCCGCGCTGCTCAAGACCCGCTGCGGGGTCAACGAGATCCTCTCCACCCTGCTCCTGAACTACGTGGCCGTGATCTTCATGGAGCACCTCTATTTCGGCCCCTGGCGCGATCCGGCCGGGTTCGGCTTCCCGGGCACGGCCGAGCTGCCCGCCGCCTCCTTCCTGCCGGTCTGGCCCGGCACCCGCCTGCATCTGGGGCTGGCCCTGGCCCTGGCCTGCGCCGCGCTCCTCCTGTTCCTCCTCCGGCGCACGGGTTTCGGCTACCGGGCCCGGATCATCGGCCACAGCCCGTCCGCCGCGCGCTACGGCGGGTTCCGGGTGGAGCGGATCACGGTCCTGGCCCTCTGTCTTTCCGGGGCCCTGGCCGGGCTGGCCGGGGCCTGCGAGGTCCTGGGCATGCAGCACCGCCTCCAGGACGGCCTGGCCTCGGGCTACGGCTTCGACGGCATCATCGTGGCCTTCCTGGCCCGGCTGCACCCCCTGGCCGTGGTTCCGGCGGCCGTGTTCCTGGGCGCGGCGGAGGTCGGCGGGGACCAACTCCAGACCGCCCTGGGCCTGCCCGGGGCCGTGGTTGCGGTGATCGAGGCCGCGCTCCTCTTCGGCCTGCTTCTGGGCGAGTGGATTTCGGGCCGCCGCGTGGTCCTGGGCGGCGCGGACGGAGGCGGCCGTGGGCAATGA
- a CDS encoding ABC transporter ATP-binding protein, with translation MPHDTPLLACRGLTKRFGPFTANDAVDLDLYAGRVHALLGENGAGKSTLMGMLAGSRRPDAGTILLRGVPVRLDSPARSLRLGIGMVHQRFMLVGPLSVVENLSLALGRLLGPGEVRDLGERFGIPVEPERRIDDLSMGERQRVEILKLLARDAGVLILDEPTSVLAPEEIRELYALLRRLAADGRAVVFVSHKLEEIGLAADEVSILRRGRVVARNLGPASELDPAELARLMMGGESGTPPARLRRAAGETVFSARGLGGSDAQGLPAFSGVDIEARQGEIVAVTAVAGNGLEALAQALGGVRPPVSGRIVFLGRDMDARRWPPERERVAFVPEDRHGQATVPDLTLRENFLLTTPGGRSLFPDFAGADRLVRRAIEEFRIAASGPGALARELSGGNLQKFILARELHKEAPLLVVEQPTQGLDVSAVAEVRAALARAADDAAVILLTGDPEEALALASRVMVLYRGRPAGWVDSGAPGALDVLGRLMSGLEAA, from the coding sequence ATGCCGCATGACACGCCGCTCCTCGCCTGCCGGGGCCTGACCAAGCGCTTCGGGCCGTTCACGGCCAACGACGCCGTGGACCTGGACCTGTACGCGGGCCGGGTCCACGCCCTGCTGGGCGAGAACGGGGCGGGCAAGAGCACGCTCATGGGCATGCTGGCCGGGAGCCGCCGCCCGGACGCCGGGACCATCCTCCTGCGCGGGGTCCCGGTGCGCCTGGACTCCCCGGCCCGCTCCCTGCGCCTGGGCATCGGCATGGTCCACCAGCGCTTCATGCTCGTGGGCCCCCTGAGCGTGGTCGAGAACCTTTCCCTGGCCCTGGGCCGCCTGCTCGGCCCCGGCGAGGTCCGGGATCTGGGCGAGCGCTTCGGCATCCCCGTGGAGCCGGAGCGGCGCATCGACGACCTGTCCATGGGCGAGCGCCAGCGGGTGGAGATTCTCAAACTCCTGGCCCGCGATGCGGGCGTGCTCATTCTCGACGAGCCCACCTCGGTGCTGGCCCCGGAGGAAATCCGTGAACTCTACGCCCTGCTGCGCCGTCTGGCCGCCGATGGCCGGGCCGTGGTCTTCGTGAGCCACAAGCTGGAGGAGATCGGCCTGGCCGCCGACGAGGTTTCCATACTCCGGCGCGGTCGGGTGGTGGCCCGCAACCTGGGCCCGGCCTCGGAGCTGGACCCCGCCGAACTGGCCCGGCTCATGATGGGCGGGGAGAGCGGGACGCCTCCGGCCCGGCTCCGGCGCGCGGCGGGCGAAACGGTCTTTTCCGCGCGGGGCCTGGGCGGCTCGGACGCCCAGGGGCTGCCCGCCTTCTCCGGTGTCGACATCGAGGCCCGACAGGGGGAGATCGTGGCGGTCACGGCCGTGGCCGGCAACGGCCTGGAGGCCCTGGCCCAGGCTCTGGGCGGGGTGCGGCCGCCTGTGTCCGGCCGGATCGTTTTTCTGGGCCGGGACATGGACGCGCGTCGCTGGCCGCCGGAACGCGAGCGGGTGGCCTTCGTGCCCGAGGACCGGCACGGTCAGGCCACGGTCCCGGACCTGACCCTGCGCGAGAATTTCCTGCTCACCACGCCCGGCGGCCGGAGCCTGTTCCCGGACTTCGCCGGGGCCGACCGGCTCGTGCGTCGGGCCATCGAGGAGTTCCGCATCGCGGCCTCCGGTCCCGGAGCCCTGGCCCGCGAACTGTCCGGCGGCAATCTGCAGAAGTTCATCCTGGCGCGAGAACTCCACAAGGAAGCTCCGTTGCTGGTGGTGGAGCAGCCCACCCAGGGCCTGGACGTGTCCGCCGTGGCCGAAGTGCGCGCCGCCCTGGCGCGCGCGGCCGACGACGCGGCCGTGATCCTGCTCACCGGCGACCCCGAGGAGGCCCTGGCCCTGGCCTCGCGGGTGATGGTCCTCTATCGCGGGCGTCCGGCGGGCTGGGTCGATTCCGGCGCGCCGGGGGCCCTGGACGTCCTGGGGCGGCTCATGTCCGGTCTGGAGGCCGCGTGA